The DNA sequence AGCCATTGAGGATAAGGGACAGCGTCTTGTATTTACTGACCATGCACGTAAACGCCTCTACTCTTTGGACCTTGTTCAGTTCCTCAACCAGAATCTTGCACTTTTGAGGAATAATAATGTTGATGGTTTGGATTTAGTAGCAAAACCCACTGAGCTCGACTTTGTTCGTCGCAATATTGGAAGTGGTTGGGTTCCCGTTGTCCTTTCCTGCAATAGCTTCTTGATGTGCAGGTCAGATTCTGGGTTCCATTTGATAAACCCTGTTACCAAGGAATGGAAGAAAGTACCAAAGACACCACTAACAAAGAAGCCTTTTTCTTGGGAGCTATATGGGTTTGGATTTGATGACTCCACTAATCAATACAAGGTGGTTGAAGGGAAGGGCTGCACTGATGGATTTGTGTTTAGTGTCTATGCATCTTTGACTGATTCTTGGCGAAAGATTGACTGCCTATATCCCTACAAACAGACTCGTGTTTGTAGGAAGGATGGGATGGTGCTGAATGGGGGTGTTCATTGGTTGGTCAAGCGAGATGAATCCTTGGTGATTATATCTTTCCTTTTAGCAGAGGAGGAGGTTAAAGAAATCCAAGTACCACCTAATTGCTGCACCGGTGTAGTAGAACTGGGCATCTTCAGAGATCGGCTATGTATAACATTATTCTCATTTTCAATAAGTGAAACATATAATGAGTTTTGGGTCATGAAGGAATATGGAGTGAGGGGCTCTTGGACTAAAATGGAGATTGGCATCCCATATCACCGGTTACTGCATTCTGGTTTTTGGACAGAAACTTATGACTTGATGCTGGTTGATGCAACAATGTTAGCTATGTGCAATTTTAATGATAAAAGTTTTTGGATTTTATCGATTCGTCATGGATTTGGCCAAGTTGGTGGTTTTGGTAGCATGAGTGTCTATGTGGAGAGCCGTAAGCCTCTTATTGATCAAGAACAACAGGAGAAAAGTAAAGATGATGGACATCCTTGAATATTACTGCCGACTGCTTCCAAAAATGGGTTTCTCAAGTCACTCATGCACATGAAGTCTTTCTAGTATTGTGTCTCGCTATTTTTAttgcctttctttcttttaagttGTTGTAGTCGTGTCTCATGTAAGATATATTAAGTAACTATTTTTTTGTTCCTCATTTTCGATTGATGACTGAGGCTTTTGTTGATTACTAACAGTATCTACATGTCAATTCCCGTTGTTGATTAGGTCGCTTATAATGTTTATTGGTTTCCTTTGATACTTCATGTAATTTGCCAGAGTATGGGAATGGATTTGTTATTATATGGTAAGATGTGCTTTTTCTTTGCTTAGTGGAAAGCCCAGGAAGCAAATGAACACATG is a window from the Rosa chinensis cultivar Old Blush chromosome 2, RchiOBHm-V2, whole genome shotgun sequence genome containing:
- the LOC112187576 gene encoding F-box/kelch-repeat protein At3g06240 isoform X2, producing the protein MEDQGQFKAIEDKGQRLVFTDHARKRLYSLDLVQFLNQNLALLRNNNVDGLDLVAKPTELDFVRRNIGSGWVPVVLSCNSFLMCRSDSGFHLINPVTKEWKKVPKTPLTKKPFSWELYGFGFDDSTNQYKVVEGKGCTDGFVFSVYASLTDSWRKIDCLYPYKQTRVCRKDGMVLNGGVHWLVKRDESLVIISFLLAEEEVKEIQVPPNCCTGVVELGIFRDRLCITLFSFSISETYNEFWVMKEYGVRGSWTKMEIGIPYHRLLHSGFWTETYDLMLVDATMLAMCNFNDKSFWILSIRHGFGQVGGFGSMSVYVESRKPLIDQEQQEKSKPLIDQEQLENSKDDGHP
- the LOC112187576 gene encoding F-box/kelch-repeat protein At3g06240 isoform X1; this encodes MEDQGQFKAIEDKGQRLVFTDHARKRLYSLDLVQFLNQNLALLRNNNVDGLDLVAKPTELDFVRRNIGSGWVPVVLSCNSFLMCRSDSGFHLINPVTKEWKKVPKTPLTKKPFSWELYGFGFDDSTNQYKVVEGKGCTDGFVFSVYASLTDSWRKIDCLYPYKQTRVCRKDGMVLNGGVHWLVKRDESLVIISFLLAEEEVKEIQVPPNCCTGVVELGIFRDRLCITLFSFSISETYNEFWVMKEYGVRGSWTKMEIGIPYHRLLHSGFWTETYDLMLVDATMLAMCNFNDKSFWILSIRHGFGQVGGFGSMSVYVESRKPLIDQEQQEKSKPLIDQEQLENSKDDGHP